A window of Asterias rubens chromosome 22, eAstRub1.3, whole genome shotgun sequence contains these coding sequences:
- the LOC117305144 gene encoding uncharacterized protein LOC117305144, which translates to MARREHTKRWLGYLVVFYCIMTKEIATQPIYTSVTGNANDALIVSSELVYLQLRQTQRVPCGKQTGFTSDVISATWYDTKKNEIIRIVADPNDGSNFTSPKYEGRASFTKGFDLTLRGVNDGDTGSYKCEIITATDQVNYKVEVTVIDKQLPKRSAVRSVSQLLRAGKNTVHCPVYNRSITRPTIYYSIRRDFIRSTTEILVSRFSDGSVLLQDSTFDIQRDANYSLVIRKPETAPAELLIWCHVSSDVDGVNLMSGFVNVTQFQPAETSNSIWIALMCLVVVILIILCVAAVFYKMRWKTTYLSSLSSEEMVPFNQESPINNESCGDYKLKDVIQKGGKKGKVLNDVFSSLRLVTVAGNGDLVMLDGEGIRVMSKKYYKKVRFQIQADLINEYVAIAASKRQAGEVLEARKSGKITWHDNSSGKEVEIPGCSNQTPGEISDMDVDDMGTIYVADIVKNVIYSYSVDGSFKSSFAVKDSPKCISACEGGILYVLFGTRIKRGEGYDIEGGTIKKYTNGTQGDYDIKCPTYDNIVTTGLYSSKTSLYVLTKSAGSDKAEASAILQFSASDGHLQRRIIEAWPGILGIVFIRGDDELAFFDSKEVKVYQRQKVMRKKAKKRR; encoded by the exons ATGGCCAGAAGGGAGCACACAAAACG GTGGCTCGGTTACCTAGTGGTATTCTACTGCATAATGACCAAGGAAATAGCTACACAACCCATCTACACTTCTGTTACAG GAAACGCTAACGACGCTCTCATTGTTTCAAGTGAGCTAGTTTACCTGCAACTCCGACAGACACAACGTGTACCGTGTGGAAAGCAGACGGGCTTCACCTCTGACGTCATCTCTGCCACGTGGTACGAtaccaaaaaaaatgaaatcattcGAATTGTAGCAGACCCGAACGACGGGAGCAATTTCACGTCTCCGAAGTACGAAGGGAGGGCTTCATTCACCAAAGGGTTCGACCTGACCCTCAGGGGTGTCAATGATGGGGATACTGGAAGTTACAAGTGCGAAATTATCACAGCTACTGATCAAGTGAATTATAAAGTTGAAGTTACCGTTATTG ATAAACAACTTCCTAAACGCTCAGCAGTGCGATCAGTCTCGCAGCTCCTCCGAGCCGGCAAGAACACCGTCCATTGTCCGGTTTACAACAGATCCATCACGAGACCAACCATTTATTACTCAATTCGACGTGACTTCATCAGAAGTACCACCGAGATCCTGGTTTCCCGCTTCTCAGACGGCTCAGTTTTATTGCAAGATTCGACCTTTGACATCCAACGAGACGCCAACTACTCGTTGGTTATCAGAAAGCCAGAGACAGCGCCTGCGGAGTTGTTGATATGGTGTCACGTGTCCTCTGACGTAGATGGGGTCAATCTGATGAGTGGTTTCGTCAATGTAACTC AATTTCAACCGGCAGAAACTTCGAATTCTATTTGGATAGCTCTTATGTGTTTAGTGGTGGTCATTTTAATCATCCTATGTGTGGCTGCCGTGTTTTACAAGATGAGATGGAAGACTACATATCTTTCTTCTCTCAGCTCCGAAGAGATGGTTCCTTTCAACCAAGAAAGCCCAATCAACAACG AAAGCTGTGGAGATTACAAACTAAAGGACGTGATTCAAAAAGGAGGCAAGAAGGGAAAAGTGCTGAATGACGTCTTCTCCTCATTAAGATTGGTGACGGTTGCGGGTAATGGTGATTTGGTGATGCTAGACGGTGAAGGAATTCGAGTCATGTCAAAGAAATACTACAAGAAAGTCAGGTTCCAGATACAGGCAGATTTAATCAATGAATATGTTGCCATAGCAGCCTCGAAAAGACAAGCTGGGGAAGTACTCGAGGCAAGAAAGAGCGGTAAGATTACATGGCATGACAACAGCAGTGGGAAGGAGGTTGAGATCCCAGGTTGCAGCAATCAAACCCCTGGAGAGATAAGCGATATGGATGTGGACGATATGGGAACCATATACGTTGCCGACATAGTTAAGAATGTGATTTATTCTTATAGCGTGGATGGGTCGTTCAAGTCATCGTTTGCAGTTAAAGACTCACCGAAGTGTATCAGCGCTTGCGAGGGTGGCATTTTATATGTTTTATTTGGGACTAGGATTAAGAGGGGCGAAGGGTATGACATCGAAGGGGGCACCATTAAGAAGTACACCAACGGCACACAGGGTGACTATGACATAAAGTGTCCAACATATGATAATATTGTGACGACTGGTTTGTACTCCAGCAAAACGTCCCTGTATGTTTTAACCAAAAGTGCGGGGTCTGATAAAGCTGAAGCAAGCGCCATACTTCAGTTTTCAGCGTCGGATGGTCACCTCCAACGCCGTATCATCGAAGCCTGGCCAGGAATTCTAGGCATAGTTTTCATCAGGGGTGATGATGAACTGGCCTTCTTTGATTCCAAAGAAGTAAAAGTTTATCAAAGGCAGAAAGTGATGAGGAAAAAAGCCAAGAAGAGAAGATAG
- the LOC117305145 gene encoding uncharacterized protein LOC117305145 isoform X1 → MNPKTVLVIFFVAVINAPTSHAERKVVVHNRAFNLTCSQRYSGGGAEPIFVWRKNAETLVPDVRDRYNVYLPVTTSIAGTTARQSRSTLGVVLLLRDSNTNISCEVIGVGNQDVGLLKSWTLLVERQPPRIIPPPEGTTFVEGTSPTLNCTSIYDVNITWSMGGKPFGEVVLLDSLADGGGTVSVVTFNALRSQHQRVLKCVIPSAVEGANVPPPATEIVLSIVYPPFITSGRIREKPNTFWCEVDANPAANISWVGPNDAEIATGNQRWVEGNRTRSELKIDPPFATGVGGYTCIASNAYGNSSAVIPLPKDRLLLIVGVSAGVFSFGVVFIFLVFVVLMKWRPCEVAPPDPIYSTVPVGTLGLTKRLSTFATGTWKRGTLFGSPQRSTLDLDVINRPQLEAPKLDK, encoded by the exons ATGAATCCAAAAACTGTGCTTGTCATCTTCTTCGTTGCTGTTATAAATG CACCTACAAGTCATGCAGAAAGGAAAGTGGTCGTACATAACCGAGCTTTTAATCTGACGTGCAGCCAAAGATACAGTGGTGGTGGTGCTGAGCCAATATTTGTATGGAGAAAAAATGCGGAGACATTAGTGCCTGACGTCCGAGACCGATACAACGTCTACCTCCCGGTTACGACCAGCATCGCAGGAACAACAGCTAGACAAAGTAGAAGTACCTTAGGGGTTGTATTATTGCTACGTGACTCGAACACTAACATTTCCTGTGAAGTGATTGGTGTCGGCAATcaagatgtaggcctactcaaaaGTTGGACCCTTTTAGTTg AGCGACAGCCTCCGCGTATAATCCCGCCACCCGAAGGTACAACTTTTGTGGAAGGTACGTCACCCACTCTCAACTGCACATCAATCTATGACGTCAATATCACGTGGTCCATGGGCGGGAAACCATTCGGGGAGGTCGTGTTGCTGGACTCACTCGCCGATGGGGGCGGGACCGTCAGCGTTGTGACGTTTAACGCTCTGCGATCACAGCACCAACGTGTGCTGAAGTGTGTGATACCATCGGCCGTTGAGGGCGCCAACGTACCCCCACCAGCCACGGAGATTGTTCTTTCAATTGTCT ATCCGCCTTTTATAACCTCCGGAAGAATCAGGGAGAAACCCAACACTTTCTGGTGCGAGGTAGACGCAAATCCAGCCGCTAATATCTCGTGGGTCGGACCAAACGACGCTGAGATTGCAACGGGAAATCAACGCTGGGTTGAGGGCAACAGAACACGCAGCGAGCTGAAGATCGATCCGCCGTTTGCGACAGGTGTCGGAGGCTACACTTGCATCGCGTCAAATGCATATGGAAATAGTTCGGCAGTGATACCGCTTCCTAAAGACc GTCTACTTCTCATAGTCGGTGTATCCGCTGGGGTGTTCTCTTTTGGCGTGGTGTTCATCTTCTTAGTTTTCGTGGTGTTAATGAAGTGGAGACCATGTG AGGTCGCGCCCCCTGACCCCATCTATAGCACTGTACCTGTTGGAACACTAGGACTGACTAAGAGGTTATCAACCTTTGCTACAGGCACATGGAAG AGGGGGACTTTGTTCGGGTCACCCCAGCGTTCCACTCTGGATTTGGATGTGATAAACAGGCCTCAGCTTGAAGCTCCAAAACTCGACAAGTAG